A window from Sphingobium sp. EM0848 encodes these proteins:
- the cpdR gene encoding cell cycle two-component system response regulator CpdR — MVRILLAEDDDSMRAYLARALERSGYEVISVATGAEALPHIASDRFDLLLTDIVMPEMDGIELAQHAAAVAPDMRIMFITGFAAVTLKAGKAVPQAKVLSKPFHLRELVLEVERMFGSESLTGLN, encoded by the coding sequence ATGGTTCGAATATTGCTAGCCGAAGATGATGACAGCATGCGCGCTTATCTGGCCCGCGCTCTGGAACGGTCCGGCTATGAGGTCATCTCTGTCGCCACCGGAGCGGAAGCGCTGCCGCATATCGCGAGCGACCGGTTCGACCTGCTGCTGACCGACATCGTCATGCCCGAAATGGACGGCATCGAACTGGCCCAGCATGCCGCCGCCGTAGCGCCCGACATGCGCATCATGTTCATCACCGGCTTTGCCGCCGTCACGCTGAAAGCCGGCAAGGCGGTGCCGCAGGCGAAGGTCCTGTCCAAGCCCTTCCACCTGCGCGAACTGGTGCTGGAGGTCGAACGGATGTTCGGCAGCGAAAGCCTGACCGGCCTCAACTAA
- a CDS encoding dicarboxylate/amino acid:cation symporter gives MLPSTMPSDQTSARLPIWRQLYVQVLIAIALGVAIGHFFPETGVALQPLGEAFIKLVKMIIAPVIFLTIVTGVAGMKELGAIGRVAAKAFAYFLTFSTLALVVGLIVANVVHPGAGLNIDPATLDAGKVAQYQQQAHDRTLTGFLMDIIPGTLISAVADGHNILQVLFVAILFGISLTMIGERAEPLITVLESASHAIFKLVSLLMKVAPLGAFGAMAFTIGKYGLGTLANLVGLVATFYLTSLLFVLGVLGIVAWAVGFNILHLIRYLKAELLLVLGTSSSEAALPSLIEKMERAGCRKSVVGLVVPTGYSFNLDGTNIYMTLAALFIAQATNVHLSLEEQLLLLLVAMLSSKGAAGVTGAGFITLAATLSIVPSVPVAGMTLILGVDRFMSECRSLTNFVGNAVATVVVSVWEKGLDRERFAAAMAGKPLPLLPDMEEVAAG, from the coding sequence ATGCTGCCATCGACAATGCCGTCCGATCAAACCTCTGCGCGGCTGCCGATCTGGCGCCAGCTTTATGTTCAGGTGTTGATCGCCATCGCCCTGGGTGTGGCGATCGGCCATTTTTTCCCCGAAACCGGCGTGGCGTTGCAGCCGCTGGGCGAAGCCTTCATCAAGCTGGTGAAGATGATCATCGCGCCGGTCATCTTCCTGACCATCGTCACCGGCGTGGCGGGGATGAAGGAACTGGGCGCGATCGGCCGCGTCGCGGCAAAGGCCTTTGCCTATTTCCTCACCTTCTCGACTCTGGCGCTGGTCGTGGGCCTGATCGTCGCCAATGTTGTGCATCCCGGCGCGGGGCTGAACATCGATCCCGCGACGCTGGATGCTGGCAAGGTCGCCCAATATCAGCAGCAGGCGCATGATCGCACCCTGACGGGTTTCCTGATGGACATCATCCCCGGCACGCTGATCTCCGCCGTGGCGGATGGGCATAATATCCTGCAGGTGCTGTTCGTCGCGATCCTGTTCGGCATATCGCTGACCATGATCGGGGAAAGGGCGGAGCCGCTGATAACGGTGCTCGAATCCGCCAGCCATGCCATTTTCAAACTGGTGTCGCTGCTGATGAAGGTCGCGCCGTTGGGGGCCTTCGGCGCCATGGCCTTCACCATCGGCAAATATGGTCTGGGGACGCTGGCCAATCTGGTCGGGCTGGTCGCGACCTTCTATCTGACGTCGTTGCTGTTCGTGCTGGGGGTGCTGGGCATTGTGGCCTGGGCGGTGGGGTTCAACATCCTGCATCTGATCCGCTATCTGAAGGCGGAGTTGCTTCTGGTTCTCGGCACCTCTTCCTCCGAGGCCGCCTTGCCGAGCCTGATCGAGAAGATGGAGCGGGCCGGATGCCGCAAGTCGGTGGTCGGGCTGGTGGTGCCGACCGGCTACAGCTTCAACCTGGACGGCACCAATATCTACATGACGCTGGCCGCCCTGTTCATCGCGCAGGCGACCAATGTGCATCTGAGCCTGGAGGAGCAGTTGCTGCTGCTGCTGGTCGCCATGCTGTCGAGCAAGGGGGCGGCGGGCGTGACGGGGGCGGGCTTCATCACGCTGGCGGCGACGCTGTCCATCGTGCCGTCGGTGCCCGTGGCGGGCATGACGCTGATCCTGGGCGTCGATCGTTTCATGAGCGAATGCCGCAGCCTCACCAATTTCGTCGGCAATGCGGTGGCGACGGTCGTGGTGTCGGTCTGGGAAAAGGGACTGGACCGCGAGCGTTTCGCGGCCGCCATGGCGGGCAAGCCGTTGCCGCTCTTGCCGGATATGGAAGAAGTCGCGGCTGGTTAG
- a CDS encoding site-specific integrase, which produces MLSIRTRGKHGIYYIRGSVGLGEKKIIVKEFSTGTNDRDAAAHLMAEHETKLRHQLMFGPAALVAQGTIAQAFDTYLTKARTPGASDVLRIGKLNGLIGDFSLREPKQAWEHFRRAYLTGHDPAGQDRYRAVFQAAINVHHDLHDLPPLRIKAIPFNNERVRFLSKEDRDRLMAAYAPHIQPIITMLAFHGPRIQTALQIPWGVEGVDMHEASIRLNHSKNAVIRSVPMHPRVMDVLRPIWEKRGQPTKGHVFLNRFGQPYQDTRQAKIPGGNPIKNQHATACQRAGIEDFTVHDWRHHWASHCVMAGIDLITIMNMGGWKSLRMVQRYSSVSVDHMRAAINKLD; this is translated from the coding sequence ATGCTCTCCATCCGTACCCGTGGGAAGCACGGCATCTATTACATTCGAGGCTCGGTCGGACTCGGCGAAAAGAAGATCATCGTCAAGGAGTTCAGCACAGGCACGAACGACCGTGATGCGGCAGCCCATCTGATGGCTGAACATGAAACGAAGCTGCGACACCAACTGATGTTCGGTCCGGCAGCCCTTGTTGCTCAAGGAACCATCGCTCAGGCTTTTGACACCTACCTGACAAAGGCGAGGACGCCTGGCGCGTCGGACGTCCTGCGCATTGGCAAGCTCAACGGTCTGATCGGAGACTTCAGCCTGCGCGAGCCGAAACAGGCCTGGGAACACTTCCGCCGCGCCTATCTAACCGGCCATGACCCGGCTGGTCAGGACCGCTACCGCGCCGTGTTTCAGGCGGCGATCAACGTCCATCACGACCTGCATGACCTTCCGCCCCTGCGGATCAAGGCCATTCCGTTCAACAATGAACGGGTGCGCTTTCTCAGCAAGGAAGATCGCGACCGGCTGATGGCCGCCTATGCGCCTCACATACAGCCGATCATCACCATGCTTGCTTTCCACGGCCCGCGCATCCAAACGGCACTGCAAATCCCCTGGGGCGTCGAGGGCGTCGACATGCACGAAGCGTCGATCCGGCTCAACCACAGCAAGAATGCCGTCATCCGATCCGTGCCGATGCACCCTCGCGTCATGGACGTGCTACGTCCGATCTGGGAGAAGCGGGGGCAGCCGACAAAGGGGCATGTCTTCCTCAACCGGTTCGGCCAACCTTATCAGGATACGCGCCAGGCCAAGATCCCCGGCGGCAATCCGATCAAGAACCAGCACGCCACCGCCTGCCAGCGCGCGGGAATAGAGGATTTCACTGTGCATGACTGGCGCCATCATTGGGCGTCGCACTGCGTGATGGCGGGGATCGACCTCATCACCATCATGAACATGGGCGGCTGGAAATCGCTACGCATGGTCCAGCGCTATTCCAGCGTCAGCGTGGATCATATGCGAGCGGCAATCAACAAGCTGGACTGA